In Reichenbachiella agarivorans, one genomic interval encodes:
- a CDS encoding zinc metallopeptidase, which translates to MIVILIVFMIVGFFVSSRLKSKFKKYSQVGLKSGLSGREIAELMLRDNGIYDVKVMSVEGQLTDHYNPGNKTVNLSPEVYGGRSAAAAAVASHECGHAVQHATAYSFLEFRSAMVPIQNLSAKVLNFLMIGMFLFGSMVYSMGLDTIFLVVVIAQGVITLFALVTLPVEFDASKRALAWIDERGIVTKEEHVMAKDALHWAAMTYVVAAISAITQLLYFVMMFMGANRD; encoded by the coding sequence ATGATAGTAATATTAATAGTGTTCATGATAGTTGGCTTTTTCGTCAGTAGTCGACTGAAAAGCAAATTTAAAAAGTACTCACAGGTGGGACTTAAATCTGGCTTGTCAGGACGTGAAATTGCGGAATTGATGCTACGAGACAACGGAATCTATGATGTAAAAGTCATGTCCGTAGAAGGTCAATTGACAGATCATTATAACCCAGGCAACAAAACTGTAAACCTAAGCCCAGAAGTGTATGGTGGACGAAGTGCGGCAGCAGCAGCTGTGGCTTCACATGAGTGCGGACACGCCGTACAGCATGCCACTGCCTATAGCTTCTTGGAGTTCAGATCTGCGATGGTCCCTATCCAAAACCTAAGCGCCAAGGTTCTAAATTTTCTCATGATAGGCATGTTCTTGTTCGGAAGCATGGTCTACTCCATGGGACTCGATACGATCTTTCTAGTAGTGGTAATTGCGCAAGGAGTAATCACCTTGTTTGCTTTGGTGACATTACCAGTAGAATTTGATGCGAGCAAACGTGCATTGGCTTGGATAGATGAGCGTGGCATTGTGACCAAAGAAGAGCATGTCATGGCCAAGGATGCTTTGCACTGGGCAGCTATGACCTATGTCGTAGCAGCGATATCGGCAATTACACAATTGCTCTACTTCGTCATGATGTTTATGGGAGCCAATAGAGATTAA
- a CDS encoding acyl-CoA dehydrogenase, translating into MDFQYTEEQMAVREAAREFAQNELLPGVIDRDEHQKFPAEQIKMMGELGFLGMMVKPEYGGGGMDTVSYVLAMEEISKIDASCSVSMSVNNSLVCWGLEKYGTAEQKEKYLKPLASGQIIGAFALSEPEAGSDATSQRTTAEDKDDHYLLNGTKNWITNGSSASVYIVIAQTHPDKKHKGINALIVEKGQSGFTIGPKENKMGIRGSDTHSLMFSDVKVPKENRIGDDGFGFSFAMQVLNGGRIGIASQALGIASGALELSIKYAKERKAFGKSISDHQAIQFKLSKMATEIEAARLLILQAAMKKDRGESFVKEAAMAKLFASQTAMDATIEAVQIHGGYGYVKEYHVERLMRDAKITQIYEGTSEIQNIVIARELLK; encoded by the coding sequence ATGGACTTTCAATACACAGAAGAGCAAATGGCTGTAAGAGAAGCCGCTAGAGAGTTTGCACAAAACGAGCTCCTACCAGGAGTAATAGACCGTGATGAACATCAAAAATTCCCCGCCGAGCAAATAAAAATGATGGGTGAATTGGGATTTTTGGGCATGATGGTCAAGCCCGAGTATGGAGGTGGAGGCATGGACACCGTCTCCTATGTCTTGGCTATGGAAGAAATATCCAAAATAGATGCGTCCTGCTCCGTATCGATGTCTGTCAACAATTCTTTGGTCTGCTGGGGATTAGAAAAATATGGTACTGCCGAGCAAAAAGAAAAATACCTCAAGCCGCTCGCTTCTGGTCAAATCATCGGTGCTTTTGCCCTATCTGAGCCAGAGGCAGGCTCTGATGCCACCTCTCAACGTACTACCGCTGAAGACAAAGATGATCATTATCTGCTGAACGGAACAAAGAACTGGATCACCAATGGTAGTTCCGCTTCTGTATATATTGTGATCGCCCAGACACACCCAGACAAAAAACACAAAGGCATCAATGCGCTGATTGTCGAAAAAGGTCAATCTGGTTTCACCATTGGACCCAAAGAAAATAAAATGGGTATTAGGGGTTCTGACACCCATTCATTGATGTTTTCGGATGTCAAAGTTCCTAAAGAAAACAGAATTGGAGATGACGGTTTTGGGTTCAGCTTTGCCATGCAGGTACTCAATGGTGGTAGAATTGGTATCGCATCCCAGGCTTTGGGGATCGCCTCTGGTGCCCTCGAACTCTCGATCAAATATGCAAAAGAGCGTAAAGCGTTTGGCAAGTCCATCTCTGATCATCAAGCCATCCAGTTCAAACTCTCAAAAATGGCAACTGAGATAGAGGCAGCCCGATTGCTGATCCTCCAAGCAGCCATGAAAAAAGACCGTGGAGAATCTTTCGTCAAAGAAGCTGCCATGGCCAAATTATTTGCTTCTCAGACAGCCATGGATGCGACCATTGAGGCTGTACAGATACATGGAGGTTACGGCTATGTCAAGGAGTACCATGTAGAAAGATTGATGCGAGATGCCAAGATTACTCAGATATACGAAGGCACCTCTGAAATTCAAAACATTGTAATTGCACGAGAATTATTGAAATAA
- a CDS encoding SPOR domain-containing protein, protein MFPIITIATLLQFCAPSAKTASSSSYNEDLSIYRNDYSTTEVAPTEESAVVTNPTVTEVEDVEPTHDIHADLDSVTNIIIASRKDVNYVDGFTIQIYSGNSRDDANGYKSRAYDLLEDQKPRVIYDQPNYKVRVGKYYSKLEANRDYNTLKASFSRAVLIPDRIPLRD, encoded by the coding sequence GTGTTTCCAATCATCACCATTGCTACGCTGCTGCAGTTTTGTGCCCCTAGTGCCAAAACAGCCAGCAGCAGTTCGTACAACGAAGATTTGTCCATTTACAGAAATGATTACAGCACGACAGAGGTCGCACCCACCGAGGAATCGGCTGTGGTCACAAATCCTACTGTGACAGAGGTAGAAGATGTGGAGCCTACGCATGATATCCATGCGGATTTGGATAGTGTGACCAACATCATCATTGCTTCTCGAAAGGACGTCAATTATGTAGATGGCTTTACGATTCAGATTTATTCTGGCAACAGCAGAGATGACGCCAATGGGTACAAAAGTAGAGCCTATGATTTGCTGGAGGATCAGAAGCCACGAGTGATTTATGATCAGCCAAATTACAAAGTAAGAGTGGGTAAGTATTACTCCAAATTAGAGGCTAATCGTGATTATAATACCCTGAAAGCTTCTTTTTCAAGAGCTGTCTTGATTCCAGACAGGATTCCATTGCGAGATTAG
- a CDS encoding M20 metallopeptidase family protein produces MDLINKIKSLSESFHEDTIANRRHLHANPELSFEETETAAFVIATLDKLGVKYRTGIAGNGIEAIIEGKNPEKKVTALRADMDALPIKEESLKSYKSKNPGVMHACGHDVHTSSLMSTLRIINELKNDFEGTVKFIFQPGEEVFPGGASLMIKEGILKNPRPESIFGQHVMPLIPVGKVGFRKGMYMASADEIYVTVRGKGGHGALPEMCVDTVLIASHIIVALQQVVSRMAKPITPSVLTFGKVMAMGATNVIPSEVKIEGTFRTLDEKWRKEAHARMKKLASGLAESMGGYCDFNIQVGYPYLENQPELTERARQAAIQYLGEENVVDLDVWMGAEDFAYYSQKTSACFYRLGTRNEEKNIISPVHTSTFDIDEDALALGPGLMAWIALNELSA; encoded by the coding sequence ATGGATTTGATCAATAAGATAAAATCACTCTCTGAGTCATTTCATGAAGACACGATTGCTAACAGAAGACACCTGCATGCCAATCCAGAATTATCTTTTGAAGAAACAGAAACCGCTGCGTTTGTCATCGCAACCTTGGACAAACTAGGAGTAAAATACAGAACAGGCATTGCTGGAAATGGTATAGAAGCGATCATCGAAGGCAAAAATCCAGAGAAGAAAGTCACTGCCTTGAGAGCAGACATGGACGCCCTGCCAATCAAGGAAGAAAGCTTAAAATCGTACAAATCTAAGAATCCAGGCGTGATGCATGCCTGTGGGCATGATGTTCATACTTCATCATTGATGTCTACTCTCAGAATCATCAATGAACTAAAAAATGATTTTGAAGGGACGGTCAAATTTATTTTTCAACCAGGAGAAGAAGTCTTTCCAGGCGGCGCTTCCCTCATGATCAAAGAAGGAATACTGAAAAACCCTCGTCCTGAATCCATTTTTGGGCAGCATGTCATGCCGCTCATTCCAGTAGGAAAAGTAGGATTCCGAAAAGGGATGTACATGGCCAGTGCAGATGAAATTTATGTCACAGTACGTGGCAAAGGTGGTCACGGTGCTTTGCCTGAAATGTGTGTGGATACAGTATTAATTGCTTCGCACATCATAGTTGCCTTGCAGCAGGTAGTTAGCCGTATGGCAAAACCCATTACGCCTAGTGTATTGACTTTCGGTAAAGTCATGGCTATGGGTGCAACCAATGTCATACCTAGTGAAGTGAAGATTGAAGGTACTTTTAGAACACTTGATGAAAAGTGGAGAAAGGAAGCACACGCTCGCATGAAAAAACTGGCATCAGGTCTGGCCGAATCTATGGGAGGATACTGTGATTTTAATATCCAGGTAGGGTATCCCTACCTCGAAAATCAACCAGAACTGACCGAAAGAGCGCGACAAGCGGCTATTCAGTATTTAGGGGAAGAGAATGTCGTAGATCTGGATGTGTGGATGGGTGCGGAGGATTTTGCCTATTATTCCCAAAAAACCAGTGCTTGTTTTTACCGTTTAGGGACGCGAAATGAAGAGAAAAACATCATTTCTCCAGTGCATACTTCTACTTTTGATATAGACGAAGATGCGCTTGCGTTAGGTCCAGGACTCATGGCATGGATAGCCCTCAATGAACTGTCAGCATGA
- a CDS encoding phage holin family protein produces the protein MIDILNINKIKSALSDYVKVKIELFKLDMTTQISNALAQVIAYFIIILIGGLVVFFVSMGMAFLFNQLLASTYLGFIIVAGIYLLFLLIVLYLLKSGNLKSFFEDKLMENFSSKEESNEE, from the coding sequence GTGATAGATATACTTAATATCAATAAAATAAAAAGCGCCCTATCAGACTATGTCAAGGTCAAGATTGAGTTGTTCAAGCTTGATATGACTACTCAAATTTCCAATGCGCTGGCGCAAGTGATCGCCTATTTTATCATTATTCTCATTGGAGGATTAGTTGTATTTTTTGTCAGCATGGGCATGGCATTTTTATTCAATCAATTACTAGCCAGTACCTATTTGGGGTTTATTATCGTGGCGGGGATTTATCTCTTGTTTTTATTAATTGTACTTTATCTTCTGAAATCAGGAAATTTGAAGTCCTTTTTTGAGGATAAATTGATGGAAAATTTTAGCTCGAAAGAAGAATCAAATGAAGAATAA
- the panC gene encoding pantoate--beta-alanine ligase — protein sequence MKVIHSILELRSILKTQRLEGKSIGLVATMGALHQGHLSLLTHSVAQNDLTVCSIFVNPIQFNNPEDLKKYPRQEQKDLDMLREGNCDLVFIPSTDEMYEQTTMIQFNFGHLETVLEGEFRPGHFSGVGVVVSKLFNIIQPDRAYFGQKDLQQLAVIKRLTVELNFPVEVIGVPIMRESNGLAMSSRNLRLSDSEKETAAQLYQSMLKTKDLIASGVSFADAIENTKNEIMSLDNLNLEYLEIVASDTMKVLQNAHDTTDVSICAAAYVSGVRIIDNLYLKQKN from the coding sequence ATGAAAGTAATACACAGTATTTTAGAGCTGAGATCAATTCTTAAAACGCAAAGACTAGAAGGTAAATCCATTGGTCTGGTAGCAACTATGGGGGCGCTTCATCAAGGCCACCTCAGCCTGCTCACACATAGCGTGGCTCAAAATGACCTGACTGTTTGTAGCATTTTTGTCAATCCGATACAGTTCAACAATCCCGAAGATTTGAAAAAATATCCTCGACAAGAACAAAAGGACTTGGATATGCTAAGGGAAGGCAATTGTGATTTGGTATTCATCCCCTCTACTGATGAAATGTATGAGCAAACAACCATGATTCAATTCAACTTTGGACACTTAGAAACAGTGCTGGAAGGTGAATTCAGACCTGGCCACTTTTCAGGTGTAGGGGTTGTGGTTTCCAAACTATTCAATATCATTCAGCCAGATAGAGCCTACTTTGGACAAAAGGATTTGCAACAATTGGCTGTGATCAAAAGACTAACCGTGGAATTAAACTTCCCTGTGGAGGTCATAGGAGTGCCCATCATGCGTGAGTCCAATGGACTAGCAATGAGCTCTAGGAATTTGAGGCTTTCTGACTCAGAAAAGGAAACAGCTGCACAATTGTATCAATCGATGCTCAAAACAAAAGACCTTATCGCCAGTGGGGTATCGTTCGCAGACGCCATTGAAAACACAAAAAATGAAATCATGTCTCTCGACAATCTCAACCTAGAATATCTAGAGATTGTAGCATCAGATACCATGAAAGTTCTACAAAACGCACATGACACCACAGATGTTTCTATTTGTGCTGCAGCATATGTGAGTGGTGTGAGAATAATTGATAACTTGTATTTAAAACAGAAAAATTGA
- a CDS encoding AraC family transcriptional regulator, translating into MEDYNKIIESLGVRFISAKNINILQPVTIENYYDVENVFLYVHKGEVSFGKEKEVVSESEILFVPGGKMVSITYGTGQAINLSNDDFINSREKYFQNNEKFTPKLENDNVTMINFEAKVFDTVNFFASLDIPPFVIRNNNKLISLAKQIVSEIYADLPGKARVVKLQTDQVVVELIRHILEQGLFVEQLATNSTYFKDPRLIDIFSYIKDNLRDDLSNKALANVANVSEDYVGQYFKMLTGINPQDYIEYQRMEMAVNMLRTSKKSIREIGKEVGFKDTAYFCRRFKMMFGIPAGKMRRRESLMNV; encoded by the coding sequence GTGGAAGACTACAACAAAATCATAGAGTCGCTCGGAGTTAGATTTATATCGGCTAAGAATATTAATATTTTACAGCCGGTTACAATTGAAAATTATTACGATGTAGAGAACGTATTTCTCTATGTACACAAAGGCGAAGTTTCTTTTGGGAAGGAAAAGGAAGTCGTATCCGAGAGCGAGATTTTATTTGTACCAGGAGGAAAAATGGTCTCCATTACCTACGGTACTGGTCAGGCCATCAATTTATCCAATGATGACTTCATCAATAGCCGAGAGAAATACTTCCAAAACAATGAGAAGTTTACTCCTAAGCTGGAAAATGACAATGTCACCATGATTAATTTTGAAGCAAAGGTCTTTGACACGGTCAACTTCTTCGCTTCGTTGGACATTCCACCATTTGTCATCCGAAACAACAACAAATTGATTTCATTGGCAAAGCAAATTGTGAGTGAAATATATGCTGATCTACCAGGAAAGGCCAGAGTTGTCAAGTTACAGACCGATCAAGTCGTAGTAGAATTGATCCGTCACATCCTAGAGCAAGGCCTATTTGTAGAACAGTTGGCGACCAATTCTACCTACTTCAAAGACCCTCGATTAATAGACATCTTCTCTTACATCAAAGATAACCTCAGAGACGATTTGTCCAACAAAGCGCTGGCCAATGTTGCCAACGTATCTGAAGATTATGTAGGACAATATTTCAAAATGCTAACTGGTATCAACCCACAAGACTACATCGAGTACCAACGCATGGAGATGGCTGTCAACATGCTACGCACTTCTAAGAAAAGTATCCGAGAAATAGGGAAAGAGGTAGGATTCAAAGACACTGCCTATTTCTGCAGACGCTTCAAAATGATGTTTGGGATTCCCGCAGGTAAGATGAGACGCAGAGAATCACTGATGAATGTCTAA
- a CDS encoding SLC13 family permease, with product MTAYGQKIIKVLLGPLLFLLIYFGFEIEGLSDQGRAVLASTAWIGWWWMTEAIAIEATALLPILLFPLLGVLPIKETTFPYAHPLIFLFLGGFIIALAIEKWNLHTRIALNIILLIGSKPSQVVLGFMIATGFLSMWISNTASTLMMLPIGLSVIANLNGDKRFSKSLLLAIAYSASIGGMATLVGTPPNIVFASVVKESLGIEISFGEWMLFGLPFSICMIALTWFVLTKVLYRSGDNQSRDLGIQVKLDNLGRLSAEEKRVLVIFGLVAFSWISREYVLNRFIPALDDTIIAIAGAMLLFIIPDTKGGKLLDWKTTKKIPWGVLLLFGGGLSIANAFIKTDLATWIGNSLNHLQAVPLLLVIVVIVTLVNFLTELTSNVATASMVLPILAALAIAMHIHPYYLMVGAILAASCAFMLPVATPPNAIVFGSGHLTMKDMIRAGVFLNMLSILLITLFVYIIMPLLWDIGITPIFSGIK from the coding sequence ATGACAGCCTATGGTCAGAAAATAATCAAGGTGTTATTAGGGCCTTTGTTGTTTCTACTGATCTATTTTGGCTTTGAGATTGAGGGCTTGTCTGATCAAGGACGGGCAGTTTTGGCTTCTACAGCATGGATTGGTTGGTGGTGGATGACCGAGGCAATCGCCATAGAAGCAACTGCACTGCTACCAATTTTGCTTTTTCCTCTTTTGGGCGTACTCCCGATCAAAGAAACTACTTTTCCGTATGCACATCCACTCATTTTTCTTTTTCTTGGTGGCTTTATCATAGCATTAGCGATTGAGAAATGGAATCTTCATACCAGAATCGCTCTCAACATCATTTTGCTAATTGGTAGCAAGCCCAGTCAGGTTGTTTTGGGATTTATGATTGCTACTGGCTTTCTGTCCATGTGGATTTCCAACACCGCTTCTACCTTGATGATGCTGCCGATTGGCCTATCAGTGATCGCCAATTTAAATGGAGACAAACGGTTTTCTAAGTCCCTATTATTAGCAATCGCCTATTCTGCTTCCATCGGAGGAATGGCTACTTTGGTAGGCACTCCGCCCAATATTGTTTTTGCCAGTGTGGTCAAAGAGAGTTTGGGAATTGAAATATCATTTGGAGAATGGATGCTATTTGGGTTACCGTTTTCAATTTGTATGATTGCCCTGACATGGTTTGTCCTTACCAAAGTACTGTACCGTTCTGGTGACAACCAAAGTAGAGACTTAGGGATTCAGGTTAAATTGGATAACCTTGGGCGGCTTTCTGCTGAAGAGAAGAGGGTACTTGTGATTTTTGGACTGGTTGCATTTAGTTGGATTAGTAGAGAGTATGTTTTGAACCGGTTCATTCCTGCATTGGATGACACGATTATAGCGATAGCTGGTGCAATGTTGCTTTTTATCATTCCAGATACCAAGGGAGGGAAACTGTTGGATTGGAAGACTACCAAAAAGATTCCATGGGGGGTGCTATTGCTTTTTGGAGGAGGATTGTCCATTGCTAATGCTTTTATCAAGACAGATTTGGCCACTTGGATTGGAAATTCACTGAATCATCTTCAAGCTGTACCGCTGCTTCTCGTGATTGTGGTCATTGTGACTTTGGTCAATTTCCTAACGGAACTTACTTCCAATGTCGCCACGGCGAGTATGGTTTTGCCAATTTTGGCAGCTTTGGCCATTGCCATGCACATTCACCCATATTACCTCATGGTTGGGGCTATATTGGCGGCTTCTTGTGCATTTATGCTGCCAGTAGCTACACCGCCCAATGCCATTGTGTTTGGGAGTGGACATTTGACAATGAAGGATATGATTAGAGCAGGAGTTTTTCTGAATATGCTGTCAATCCTGTTGATTACGCTTTTCGTGTACATAATTATGCCTCTTTTGTGGGATATAGGCATAACCCCAATATTCTCAGGCATAAAATAG
- a CDS encoding phosphoglycerol geranylgeranyltransferase — protein sequence MTMSLLNQLVENKKVNRKSLAILIDPDKVEDSSSLIQTIHLCTENKVDFLFVGGSLITNDNFSKVISIIKSNTNIPVLIFPGNNIQIDSNADAILLLSLISGRNPDFLIGQHVLAAPILKKSKLEIIPMGYMLVNSGPATSASYMSNTTPIPSDKPTIAACTAMAGEMLGLRTIYLDAGSGAQKAIPQKIISTVSRSISVPLVVGGGLNSISKVGLALEAGADMVVIGNALENDYSLLIEASDKINSMNATLDIHQ from the coding sequence ATGACAATGAGCCTACTCAATCAACTGGTAGAAAATAAAAAGGTCAACAGGAAATCTCTTGCGATACTCATCGACCCAGATAAGGTAGAGGATTCCTCTAGTCTGATTCAAACCATCCATCTCTGTACGGAAAACAAAGTTGATTTTCTGTTTGTGGGAGGGAGTTTGATTACAAATGATAATTTTTCTAAGGTCATTTCGATCATCAAATCAAACACGAATATTCCAGTACTGATTTTTCCAGGCAACAACATTCAAATCGATTCTAATGCAGATGCCATTTTGCTGCTGTCGCTTATCTCTGGAAGAAACCCTGATTTCCTCATAGGACAACATGTGTTGGCTGCACCCATTCTCAAGAAGAGCAAATTAGAAATCATCCCAATGGGTTACATGTTAGTCAACTCTGGACCAGCAACCTCAGCCAGTTATATGAGTAATACAACCCCGATACCTTCGGACAAGCCGACCATTGCCGCATGTACAGCGATGGCAGGAGAGATGTTGGGACTGAGAACGATCTATTTGGATGCAGGGAGCGGTGCGCAAAAGGCAATTCCACAGAAGATCATATCAACGGTATCTAGGTCTATATCTGTACCTCTGGTCGTTGGAGGCGGGCTGAATTCGATCAGTAAAGTAGGATTGGCTTTGGAAGCTGGAGCTGACATGGTTGTGATCGGCAATGCACTGGAGAATGATTACAGTTTACTCATCGAAGCTTCGGACAAAATCAATAGCATGAATGCTACCTTAGACATTCATCAGTGA
- a CDS encoding lysylphosphatidylglycerol synthase transmembrane domain-containing protein produces the protein MKTSTVVKFSVSLILGGLIFYFVFRNVSFDDFSEKLSEVNYWWVWLSMALSIVSHLFRSYRWNLVLKPLGYEVTLWRTFLALMTGYLANLAFPRLGEVTRCGVLKRIDSVPISVGFGSVITERVLDFLILLSLVALDLLVEFDKIFQYFMTSVRWEDWKEKKELIFGIGALLAICGVIGILGLRYVLSKEFNNATFNKLKGKFLEILDGLWSIRKVESPVGYILSTIAIWVLYYLMSYVIFYSMDETMGLGFGAGLSILAAAGVSMAMPVQGGIGAYHALVSGVLVIYGVGATTGLFFATLLHTSQVIMIIVVGGACLGISLFVPKRNKTEKEVIT, from the coding sequence TTGAAAACTTCAACAGTTGTAAAATTTAGCGTTTCACTTATTCTAGGCGGACTGATTTTCTACTTTGTATTTCGAAATGTTTCATTCGATGATTTTAGCGAGAAACTTTCTGAAGTGAACTATTGGTGGGTCTGGTTATCCATGGCACTGTCGATAGTGAGTCATTTGTTCAGATCCTACCGTTGGAATTTGGTATTAAAACCCTTAGGGTATGAAGTGACGCTTTGGAGAACATTTTTAGCTCTGATGACAGGATACCTAGCCAACTTGGCCTTCCCAAGATTGGGAGAGGTCACCAGGTGTGGTGTATTGAAACGCATCGATTCTGTACCCATCAGCGTAGGATTCGGCTCTGTCATTACCGAACGAGTATTAGATTTTCTAATTCTACTGAGTCTCGTTGCGCTGGACTTATTGGTTGAGTTTGACAAAATTTTTCAATATTTCATGACCTCTGTCAGATGGGAAGATTGGAAAGAAAAAAAAGAACTCATCTTCGGCATTGGTGCTTTGCTGGCCATATGTGGTGTGATTGGCATACTTGGACTCAGATATGTGCTGAGCAAAGAATTCAACAATGCTACATTCAACAAATTGAAAGGTAAATTCTTAGAAATATTAGATGGTCTCTGGTCCATCCGAAAAGTGGAAAGTCCCGTAGGCTATATCCTATCCACTATTGCTATTTGGGTACTATATTATTTGATGAGCTATGTGATTTTCTATTCCATGGATGAAACCATGGGACTTGGATTTGGCGCAGGGCTATCGATATTGGCAGCAGCAGGTGTATCCATGGCGATGCCTGTACAAGGAGGAATTGGTGCCTACCACGCATTGGTCAGCGGTGTACTCGTCATTTATGGAGTAGGTGCTACGACAGGCTTGTTTTTTGCCACTTTGTTGCACACCTCTCAGGTCATCATGATCATTGTCGTAGGAGGTGCCTGCCTAGGAATCAGTCTTTTTGTGCCTAAAAGAAATAAAACAGAAAAGGAAGTAATAACGTAA